One Parasphingorhabdus cellanae genomic region harbors:
- a CDS encoding molybdopterin-containing oxidoreductase family protein yields MAVETKRSFCRFCHASCAMLIDVEDDKVVAVRGDKEDHLFHGYTCIKGRQLTDMHNLPDRMITSKIRQEDGTFKDIATADALALAGAQMKKMVEEHGPHSIAVYCGTNAFQNSAVLGTSYAFAQGIGSRNWYTSVTVDQPAKVFTTARYGMWMGGGNAFTDSDVAMFVGNNPIVSHYSGGMPTSSPSRGLRDAQERGLKLIVADPRVSDMARRADVHLPVKPGEDPALLAGMLNVIFEEKLFDQNFVAAHVDGVEELEAAVKSMTPDAAAKRAGVEKDELIKAARMFAGANKGRVVTGTGPEMAGNGTLTEYLVASLNILCARFNQEGERVSAPMVFNPVSGGPKKAQVAPPVPMFGEGFPKSRIRGLGHLGKEMPCNVLADEILTPGDGQIKALISIGGNPEIAFPDQHKVRRALEECELFIQVDPWMSASAKRADIILAPSMCLEREDINNVSDAFTEEAYAHYTEAMVSAPGDTMDEYEMLWWLAKHMGIEMNYPGGSVSMDECPDKATVLDLISEGSLLKPSKAKADAAALERKGAAITYDELHPVVGPADPDSENRFDLNAGAMPSELIDYAANDPVKNGFDFRLISRRSKHRYNSNGHPFPKLVEKMPTNPAFINPDDMAKAGISDGAIIEITSPTASIFGMAKADEKVRPGVISMSHAFGDSEAGKDDVMTKGGSTNRLIVDDNWLDPITGQAVQSAIPVRVNAA; encoded by the coding sequence GTGGCCGTGGAAACCAAACGAAGCTTTTGCCGATTCTGTCATGCGAGCTGTGCGATGCTGATCGATGTGGAGGATGACAAAGTTGTCGCGGTGCGCGGCGACAAAGAAGATCATCTTTTCCATGGCTATACCTGCATCAAGGGCCGTCAGCTCACCGATATGCACAACCTTCCAGACCGGATGATCACTAGCAAAATCCGTCAGGAAGACGGCACGTTCAAGGACATTGCAACGGCAGACGCCTTGGCACTGGCCGGCGCACAGATGAAAAAGATGGTTGAGGAGCACGGCCCTCACAGCATCGCGGTCTATTGCGGCACCAATGCGTTTCAGAATAGCGCTGTTCTAGGGACATCTTACGCCTTTGCGCAGGGCATCGGCTCTCGCAACTGGTACACCAGCGTCACCGTGGATCAGCCCGCCAAGGTTTTTACGACCGCGCGCTATGGCATGTGGATGGGTGGTGGCAATGCCTTTACCGATTCTGACGTAGCCATGTTTGTCGGCAATAACCCGATTGTCTCGCATTATTCCGGCGGCATGCCAACATCGTCTCCATCGCGCGGCCTGCGTGACGCACAGGAGCGCGGTTTGAAGCTCATCGTCGCCGACCCGCGCGTCAGCGACATGGCCCGGCGGGCTGACGTCCATCTTCCTGTGAAACCGGGCGAGGACCCTGCCCTGCTCGCTGGCATGCTCAACGTAATTTTTGAAGAAAAGCTGTTCGACCAGAATTTCGTTGCCGCTCATGTCGACGGCGTTGAGGAACTGGAAGCCGCTGTTAAATCGATGACACCTGATGCGGCCGCCAAGCGTGCCGGGGTGGAAAAGGACGAGCTGATCAAGGCTGCCCGTATGTTTGCTGGCGCCAATAAAGGCCGCGTCGTGACCGGCACCGGTCCGGAAATGGCGGGCAATGGCACGCTCACCGAATATCTGGTGGCATCGCTCAACATCCTGTGCGCGCGCTTCAATCAGGAAGGCGAAAGAGTGTCCGCACCGATGGTGTTCAATCCGGTCAGCGGCGGGCCCAAAAAAGCGCAAGTTGCGCCGCCAGTCCCCATGTTTGGCGAAGGCTTTCCCAAATCCCGCATCCGCGGTCTGGGTCATCTCGGCAAGGAAATGCCTTGCAATGTCCTTGCGGATGAAATCCTCACGCCGGGCGACGGTCAGATCAAGGCGCTGATCTCGATTGGCGGCAATCCCGAAATTGCTTTCCCCGACCAACATAAAGTCCGCCGCGCACTCGAAGAATGCGAATTATTTATTCAGGTCGATCCTTGGATGTCCGCCAGCGCCAAGCGCGCCGACATCATCCTGGCGCCCAGCATGTGTCTGGAACGCGAAGACATTAACAACGTCTCTGATGCCTTTACCGAAGAGGCTTATGCCCATTATACCGAAGCCATGGTCTCGGCCCCAGGCGACACGATGGACGAATATGAAATGCTCTGGTGGCTGGCCAAGCATATGGGCATCGAAATGAACTATCCCGGCGGTTCCGTATCGATGGATGAATGTCCCGACAAAGCAACCGTGCTTGATTTGATTTCAGAGGGCTCGCTGCTCAAACCCAGTAAGGCGAAAGCGGATGCCGCGGCACTGGAACGTAAAGGCGCGGCAATTACCTATGATGAACTACACCCGGTTGTCGGCCCTGCCGATCCGGACAGCGAGAACCGCTTTGACCTGAACGCTGGCGCGATGCCAAGCGAGCTCATCGATTATGCGGCCAATGATCCGGTCAAAAACGGCTTTGACTTCCGCTTGATATCCCGCCGGTCCAAGCACCGTTATAACAGCAATGGCCATCCTTTCCCTAAACTGGTCGAGAAAATGCCGACCAACCCGGCCTTCATCAATCCCGATGATATGGCGAAGGCTGGCATCAGCGATGGCGCGATTATCGAAATCACATCGCCGACTGCCTCAATTTTCGGAATGGCCAAAGCGGACGAAAAAGTTCGCCCAGGTGTGATTTCGATGAGCCATGCCTTTGGTGATAGCGAGGCGGGCAAGGATGACGTGATGACCAAGGGCGGCTCGACCAACCGGCTGATTGTCGATGATAACTGGCTCGACCCGATTACCGGCCAAGCCGTACAAAGCGCGATACCGGTGCGGGTGAACGCAGCTTAG
- a CDS encoding SRPBCC family protein yields MADLEMKRHFTAPPEKVFDFVTQPQHLTKWWGPEGITLAEHVLDFSSPGPWMSIMKNSEGGIHKVTGEILMVEHGKSVTFTWAWHDDDDKRGHESEVRFTVQSDGDGGTDFTMLHRNLADDDSAQNHESGWTSSFTKLEKYVDQVAV; encoded by the coding sequence ATGGCTGACCTGGAAATGAAGCGGCATTTTACCGCACCGCCGGAAAAGGTTTTCGACTTTGTGACGCAGCCACAGCATCTCACCAAATGGTGGGGCCCAGAAGGTATCACGCTGGCGGAGCATGTTCTTGATTTCTCAAGCCCCGGACCGTGGATGTCGATCATGAAAAACAGTGAGGGCGGAATCCACAAAGTCACTGGAGAAATACTTATGGTTGAGCATGGCAAAAGCGTCACCTTCACATGGGCGTGGCATGACGATGATGACAAGCGTGGGCACGAGAGCGAAGTGCGTTTCACTGTCCAAAGCGATGGTGACGGCGGCACGGATTTTACGATGCTGCACCGCAATCTGGCCGATGATGACAGCGCGCAAAATCATGAAAGTGGATGGACTTCAAGCTTCACCAAACTTGAAAAATATGTCGATCAAGTTGCTGTTTAA
- a CDS encoding ExbD/TolR family protein, protein MPTYRPTHRPTFRQHGIGLSENQPMSQLNITPLIDVLLVLLVMLMLSIPIATHKVEVTLPPPIPGSGEPPEINLLRINNAGVTLWNGEAVTEPELKTLLTAMAKDPDLPQLHMQTDANARYEIFDHTIATVKRSGVQAIGFIGNSQFEKWDSGLN, encoded by the coding sequence ATGCCAACATATAGACCCACGCACCGGCCAACGTTTCGCCAGCATGGTATCGGCCTTTCGGAAAACCAACCGATGTCGCAGCTGAATATCACACCTCTTATTGACGTGCTTCTGGTCTTGTTGGTTATGTTGATGCTTTCTATCCCGATTGCGACCCATAAAGTCGAGGTCACTCTGCCGCCTCCGATCCCCGGATCAGGTGAGCCGCCGGAGATCAACTTGCTGCGGATAAACAATGCAGGGGTGACCCTTTGGAATGGTGAAGCTGTGACGGAACCGGAACTCAAAACCCTGCTCACGGCGATGGCCAAAGACCCCGACCTGCCGCAGCTTCACATGCAAACGGATGCCAATGCCCGCTATGAAATATTTGACCACACGATCGCGACCGTCAAACGCTCTGGTGTTCAAGCCATTGGATTTATCGGAAACAGCCAATTTGAAAAATGGGATAGTGGCCTAAATTGA
- a CDS encoding DUF3667 domain-containing protein produces MSGEFEAAGTAIEGALIAKAVESEGGDAAGKNSGKCLNCEAPVTGSYCNNCGQPLHIHRSIGAFWHDILHGVLHFEGKFWRTLPLLAWKPGDLTRRYIHGQRARFISPMALFLFSVFMMFAVFSFLGDPFAGGNGSETNKDFNTGVVMQTADIERQISEKEAEVESAEAADQAKLQQDLLDLKKGRNLLATMTGEDTPYPEVKLGDGAIELGNFSKEEIDQLQTGLDDIQEGNVLNDDSSVTTGSKDLDKTIRDGIKAVNENPDLLLYKLKANGYKFAWLLIPISLPFVWLTLIGRRGYHFYDHAVFTTYSISFMSLLFITCAILAALGVSQAIWVLLLVFYPPFHMYRQLRHAYKLSRIEALLRLSALLVFTVISMTLFFVILFAVGILG; encoded by the coding sequence ATGTCGGGGGAATTTGAAGCTGCCGGAACGGCCATTGAAGGTGCTTTGATTGCAAAAGCAGTCGAGAGCGAGGGAGGCGATGCGGCCGGAAAGAATTCGGGCAAGTGCTTGAATTGCGAAGCGCCGGTTACGGGCAGCTATTGTAACAATTGCGGACAACCGCTGCATATCCATCGTTCTATCGGCGCATTTTGGCATGATATCCTGCACGGTGTCCTACATTTTGAAGGGAAATTCTGGCGAACACTACCGCTGTTGGCCTGGAAACCGGGGGACTTGACCCGGCGTTATATTCACGGTCAGCGCGCCCGGTTTATCTCTCCCATGGCGTTGTTCTTGTTTTCGGTGTTCATGATGTTTGCGGTCTTTTCCTTCCTGGGTGATCCCTTTGCGGGCGGCAACGGATCGGAGACCAACAAAGATTTCAATACGGGCGTTGTAATGCAAACGGCCGATATCGAGCGGCAGATTTCAGAAAAGGAAGCCGAGGTGGAATCGGCGGAGGCTGCGGATCAGGCGAAATTGCAACAGGATCTGCTTGATTTGAAGAAAGGGCGCAATCTTCTGGCGACCATGACCGGGGAGGACACGCCCTATCCTGAGGTTAAATTGGGTGACGGCGCGATTGAACTGGGTAATTTTTCCAAAGAAGAGATCGATCAATTGCAAACCGGCCTTGATGATATTCAAGAGGGCAATGTTCTGAACGATGATAGCAGCGTGACAACCGGTTCGAAGGACCTGGACAAGACGATCAGGGATGGAATCAAAGCCGTAAACGAAAATCCGGACCTGCTGCTCTACAAGCTCAAGGCCAATGGCTATAAATTTGCCTGGTTGCTGATTCCGATTTCGCTGCCTTTCGTTTGGCTGACTCTTATCGGCCGGCGCGGTTATCATTTTTACGATCACGCCGTTTTCACGACCTATTCGATCAGCTTCATGTCGTTGCTTTTCATCACTTGTGCCATTCTGGCTGCGCTTGGTGTTTCACAAGCTATATGGGTGCTATTGCTTGTCTTCTATCCGCCATTTCACATGTACCGGCAGCTTCGCCATGCCTATAAACTCTCGCGGATCGAGGCGCTACTGAGACTGTCTGCTTTGCTTGTCTTTACTGTCATCAGCATGACATTGTTTTTCGTCATTCTGTTCGCAGTTGGAATTTTGGGATAA
- a CDS encoding ArsR/SmtB family transcription factor, with product MEQLSPIFAALGDPTRFAIVDRLLREGELSAGEIADTAPISSPAFSRHLKVLREAGMIKKRTDKQRRLYSVRPEAVREISAWTITYREFWETSLDRLEHALNAGTKEKEEKNNNG from the coding sequence ATGGAACAGCTTTCCCCGATATTTGCCGCACTGGGTGACCCAACCCGCTTTGCAATTGTTGATCGCTTGCTGCGGGAGGGTGAGCTTAGCGCCGGCGAAATAGCCGACACCGCACCGATTTCATCTCCCGCTTTTTCACGCCATTTAAAGGTCCTGCGCGAGGCAGGGATGATCAAGAAACGAACGGATAAACAGCGGCGGCTTTATTCGGTGCGGCCGGAAGCGGTGCGTGAGATTTCGGCGTGGACCATCACTTATCGCGAATTTTGGGAAACCAGTCTTGATCGGTTGGAGCATGCCCTGAACGCTGGCACTAAAGAAAAAGAGGAGAAGAACAACAATGGCTGA
- a CDS encoding DUF2461 domain-containing protein, with product MIGHELFDFLRELEQNNDRDWFKAQKKRYEAEVVDPVTDFIANMVPRVAAISPHITVDPRPNGGSRFRIYRDTRFSKDKSPYKTHVGCQFRHAAGKDAHAPGFYVHLGPGEVFFGGGVWGPKGEALRNIRQRIVDKPARWQEAVDGIDLRGDQLVRAPKGFDADHPLIDDLRRKSFFSFRDADEKLATSAKFEDAVETQFEKVAPLMGFIADALGVEF from the coding sequence ATGATTGGCCATGAGCTTTTCGACTTTCTGCGGGAACTGGAACAGAATAATGACCGCGACTGGTTCAAGGCGCAGAAAAAGCGTTACGAAGCCGAAGTCGTCGATCCAGTCACCGACTTCATCGCCAATATGGTGCCCCGCGTAGCTGCCATCAGCCCTCACATTACCGTTGATCCCCGCCCCAATGGCGGCAGCCGCTTTCGCATCTACCGTGACACACGCTTTTCGAAAGACAAGAGCCCCTACAAAACCCATGTCGGATGCCAGTTCCGCCATGCAGCGGGGAAAGATGCCCATGCGCCCGGATTTTATGTCCATCTCGGCCCCGGAGAGGTTTTCTTTGGCGGCGGTGTCTGGGGACCAAAAGGAGAAGCCTTGCGCAATATTCGCCAACGCATTGTCGACAAGCCCGCACGCTGGCAAGAGGCCGTTGACGGTATAGACTTGCGCGGCGACCAGCTGGTCCGTGCGCCCAAGGGCTTTGATGCTGATCATCCGCTGATCGACGACCTCAGGCGCAAGAGCTTTTTCAGTTTTCGGGATGCGGATGAAAAGCTTGCAACATCTGCCAAGTTTGAAGACGCGGTCGAGACGCAATTTGAAAAAGTCGCGCCGCTTATGGGCTTTATTGCCGATGCTTTGGGTGTAGAGTTTTAA
- a CDS encoding YciI family protein, with protein sequence MPKFIFAYHGGQAPESPEEGARTMDRWNTWLADMGDAVVDGGNPAGPSKTVSAKGVVNNGGSNPISGFSLVEAPDINAAVELAKGCPIMDHGSVEVAQAMDM encoded by the coding sequence ATGCCTAAATTTATCTTTGCCTATCACGGCGGCCAAGCGCCAGAATCACCGGAAGAAGGGGCCAGGACTATGGACCGCTGGAACACGTGGCTTGCCGACATGGGTGATGCGGTTGTTGATGGCGGTAACCCGGCTGGCCCATCCAAAACCGTTTCGGCCAAGGGCGTCGTTAATAATGGGGGAAGTAACCCTATCTCCGGCTTTTCTCTGGTGGAGGCGCCGGATATCAATGCGGCGGTCGAATTGGCCAAGGGTTGCCCGATAATGGATCATGGCAGCGTTGAAGTCGCGCAAGCGATGGATATGTAA
- a CDS encoding TonB-dependent receptor, with amino-acid sequence MIYLKTGASLAVIAAMGCVSAQAQETANNEQQKGVQEIVVTATKRSADLQDVAVAVQALGEETLDQLGVTVFDDYLQQLPGVTAGGGGPGQSTIYIRGLASTTPNLTTAGVAGLAPNVALYLDEQPVSQPGRNLDVYAADLERVEVLSGPQGTLFGASSQAGTVRLITNKPVIGQFQFKAKAGVSFTKNGDPSNNIEAMVNIPVTDRFAIRAVGYYDNKGGYIDNVAGTRSAAESARFRPAGTIRDNGVPVNASRAGLQAGADLSAVNFILADNSALVENNFNDTQYLGFRVSGKYEFSNDWSLTVAHARQGLDSDGVFFEDPTLGDLEIQRFEQDEIKDDFSNTSWTLEGRIGALELVYTGAYTERETSQRVDYSDYLFVGQYIPYYICDGSVSYPGAAPTGTCQAPNLFVNSRTETQAMTHELRFNTPEDYPIRLTAGGFYSDLELLELNDFVYPGSTAIDLFGGSFPPNFSQPNAFISDTNAYPAGTIFRNDVKRTDKQFGIFGEATYDISDQFAVTLGARYYDVEVDLEGSANSSFCNSSGVDENAFGTNISDLYDGDGSFTFIGSCNDALRQTFTLGQSVADIQAAGLSAGQAQQVFNALRAPDKAATDGFIFKANLTWTPTDDLLFYATYSEGFRPGLLNRPGGAAGPNGFTVPFELDTDDVTNYEIGWKTSLFDNQVRFNGNAFFVDIQNLQTTLLDPGITNLFFSDNAADAEIKGVEADITIAPYALDGLTVSAAFSILDTEITDVLTPTNDVIEGRSLAFAPGFQGNLRARYEWNAFGDWTAHVQPQVTHSGSAATDIIEINRITLDSWTTFGLSAGISDDKWSFEIFGDNLSDERAQVSGNFVNDRSRITVNRPLTVGARVSFTY; translated from the coding sequence TTGATATATTTAAAAACGGGCGCATCGCTTGCGGTGATCGCAGCTATGGGCTGTGTATCGGCACAAGCTCAAGAAACAGCAAATAACGAACAGCAAAAAGGCGTGCAGGAAATTGTCGTTACGGCGACAAAACGGTCAGCAGATTTACAGGATGTTGCCGTTGCTGTTCAGGCATTGGGTGAAGAAACACTCGATCAATTGGGCGTAACTGTCTTTGACGACTATCTACAGCAACTGCCCGGCGTTACCGCTGGCGGCGGCGGACCGGGTCAAAGCACGATTTATATTCGTGGTCTGGCTTCTACCACACCCAACCTGACAACGGCTGGTGTTGCCGGTCTGGCTCCCAACGTGGCGCTTTATCTCGACGAACAGCCAGTGTCACAACCAGGCCGTAACCTCGATGTTTACGCGGCTGACCTTGAGCGCGTGGAAGTTTTGTCAGGGCCACAAGGCACTTTATTTGGTGCCAGCTCACAGGCAGGCACGGTCCGCTTGATCACCAACAAGCCAGTCATCGGGCAATTTCAGTTCAAAGCCAAAGCCGGTGTTTCGTTCACCAAAAATGGCGATCCGAGCAACAATATCGAAGCCATGGTAAACATCCCGGTTACAGACCGCTTCGCGATCCGTGCTGTTGGTTATTATGATAATAAAGGCGGCTATATCGATAATGTCGCTGGCACACGCAGCGCTGCCGAAAGTGCGCGTTTCCGGCCAGCTGGTACGATCCGGGACAATGGCGTACCGGTGAATGCCAGTCGTGCCGGTTTGCAAGCCGGCGCTGATCTTAGTGCGGTGAACTTCATTTTGGCTGACAACAGCGCCTTGGTGGAGAATAATTTCAACGACACGCAATATCTCGGTTTTCGGGTCAGCGGTAAATATGAATTTTCCAATGACTGGAGCCTTACCGTTGCCCATGCCCGTCAGGGTCTGGACTCGGACGGCGTATTCTTTGAAGATCCAACCTTGGGTGATCTCGAAATCCAACGCTTTGAGCAGGATGAGATCAAGGATGATTTCAGCAACACCAGCTGGACTTTGGAAGGCCGGATCGGCGCGCTGGAACTCGTTTACACCGGTGCTTATACCGAGCGTGAGACATCACAGCGGGTTGATTATTCCGACTATCTGTTTGTTGGTCAGTATATTCCTTATTATATCTGTGACGGCTCGGTATCCTATCCGGGCGCAGCTCCGACAGGCACCTGTCAGGCACCAAATCTGTTCGTGAACTCTCGAACGGAAACCCAGGCGATGACGCACGAACTGCGTTTCAATACACCGGAAGATTATCCGATACGATTGACCGCAGGCGGTTTTTACAGCGATCTGGAATTGCTGGAACTCAACGATTTTGTCTATCCCGGCAGCACCGCGATTGACTTGTTCGGTGGCTCTTTCCCGCCCAACTTCTCGCAACCCAACGCGTTTATTTCAGACACCAATGCTTATCCAGCGGGCACCATCTTCCGCAACGATGTAAAGCGGACGGACAAGCAATTCGGTATATTTGGTGAAGCCACTTATGATATTTCGGATCAATTCGCGGTCACTTTGGGTGCGCGTTATTATGATGTGGAAGTTGATCTAGAGGGCAGCGCCAACTCGTCTTTCTGTAACTCAAGCGGTGTTGATGAAAATGCATTTGGCACGAATATCAGCGATCTTTATGATGGCGATGGCAGCTTCACTTTCATCGGCAGCTGTAACGACGCCTTGCGCCAGACATTCACGCTGGGCCAATCGGTGGCTGACATTCAGGCCGCCGGTTTGAGCGCAGGTCAGGCCCAACAGGTGTTTAATGCCCTGCGTGCACCAGATAAGGCGGCAACCGATGGCTTCATCTTCAAGGCGAACCTGACATGGACGCCAACCGATGACTTGCTGTTCTATGCAACCTATTCGGAAGGTTTCCGGCCCGGCCTCCTCAACCGCCCTGGTGGTGCAGCGGGGCCGAACGGCTTTACTGTCCCGTTTGAGCTGGATACGGATGATGTCACCAATTACGAAATTGGTTGGAAAACGTCGCTCTTCGACAATCAGGTCCGTTTCAACGGTAACGCTTTCTTTGTGGATATTCAGAATCTGCAAACCACGCTGCTTGATCCAGGCATCACCAATCTGTTCTTCTCGGACAATGCGGCGGATGCGGAAATCAAAGGTGTTGAAGCAGACATCACGATCGCACCTTATGCACTGGACGGTTTGACGGTTAGCGCGGCTTTCTCGATTTTGGATACCGAGATTACCGACGTTCTCACGCCGACCAATGATGTGATCGAAGGGCGCAGCCTTGCCTTTGCACCAGGCTTCCAAGGCAACTTGCGGGCGCGTTACGAATGGAACGCCTTTGGTGATTGGACGGCGCATGTTCAGCCACAGGTTACCCATTCGGGATCCGCTGCGACCGACATTATCGAGATCAACCGGATCACGCTCGACAGCTGGACAACCTTCGGTCTGTCAGCCGGGATCAGCGATGACAAATGGTCGTTCGAGATATTTGGTGACAATCTATCGGACGAACGGGCGCAAGTTAGTGGTAATTTCGTCAATGATCGTTCAAGGATCACCGTCAATCGCCCATTGACTGTTGGCGCGCGGGTTTCCTTCACTTATTAA
- a CDS encoding alkaline phosphatase D family protein, translated as MTMKIDRRQLMALGTFGLGAMSAPAYATMAKARGFTHGVASGEPSQNSVLLWTRFVGGGESKLTVEMAQNVDFSGAKMVGEVTALASRDHIAKFIVPDLTPGQWYFYRFVAPDGSKSMIGRTRTLPQGPTQKFNLGVFGCSNLPFGYFNAYAHAAQRSDLDLVMHTGDYLYEYPVGTYPSEKQMLAGRMIDPGHEIIELADYRLRYAAYRSDPDLQRVHQLYPMVAMWDDHEFTNDAHMSGAQNHQPKTEGDWEVRKRVAEQVYREWMPVRDLDLNLGRWSEYQIGDLATLFLTESRIGGRSEPADLAAALQGQEDIQTALETFRDSTWQDPERQMLGAVQEAWLAEAMRKSRSSGTKWQVWGQQCVMGELRLPQEAVNWLADDAPAFAKARVAVGALASKVGLPINLDSWDGYPKARERALMGAQEADADLIVLSGDSHNGWAFNLETSGGAAGVEFGGHSVTSPGLESYLSGADPVTAARAVQETNDQLQWCDTSNRGYMTVSLTPEKAMSTWHFLDTIKAKSTAIKGSESRTVMRGQRSLIV; from the coding sequence ATGACCATGAAAATTGATCGTCGCCAGTTAATGGCTCTGGGTACATTTGGCCTCGGCGCAATGTCAGCACCTGCCTATGCCACCATGGCGAAAGCACGTGGATTTACGCACGGTGTGGCGAGTGGTGAGCCTTCGCAAAATTCTGTGCTGCTCTGGACCAGATTTGTTGGCGGGGGTGAGAGCAAGCTGACCGTTGAAATGGCGCAAAATGTTGATTTCTCCGGCGCAAAAATGGTCGGCGAAGTGACGGCGTTGGCAAGCCGGGATCATATTGCGAAATTTATCGTGCCCGACCTGACGCCCGGCCAATGGTATTTCTATCGCTTTGTTGCGCCTGACGGGTCCAAATCAATGATTGGCCGCACGCGCACTCTGCCGCAAGGGCCGACCCAGAAATTCAATCTGGGCGTGTTCGGCTGCTCCAATCTGCCATTTGGTTATTTCAATGCCTATGCCCATGCGGCTCAGCGCAGCGATCTTGATCTGGTCATGCATACCGGCGACTATCTCTATGAATATCCCGTCGGTACCTATCCTTCCGAAAAACAAATGCTGGCCGGCCGGATGATTGATCCGGGGCATGAGATTATCGAACTGGCGGATTATCGCCTGCGCTATGCCGCCTACCGCAGTGATCCTGATTTGCAGCGTGTTCACCAGCTTTACCCCATGGTTGCCATGTGGGATGACCATGAATTCACCAATGACGCCCATATGAGCGGCGCGCAAAATCATCAGCCGAAAACCGAAGGCGACTGGGAAGTGCGCAAGCGCGTTGCCGAGCAGGTCTATCGGGAATGGATGCCGGTGCGGGATCTCGACCTGAACTTGGGACGCTGGAGCGAGTATCAGATTGGCGATCTTGCTACCCTCTTCCTGACTGAAAGCCGGATCGGCGGGCGCAGCGAGCCAGCGGATTTGGCGGCGGCTTTGCAAGGGCAAGAGGATATTCAGACCGCCTTGGAGACTTTTCGCGACAGCACTTGGCAGGACCCCGAGCGGCAAATGTTGGGCGCAGTGCAAGAGGCCTGGCTCGCTGAAGCAATGCGCAAATCACGGTCATCGGGAACGAAGTGGCAGGTTTGGGGCCAGCAATGCGTGATGGGCGAATTGCGCCTGCCGCAAGAGGCGGTCAACTGGCTGGCCGATGATGCGCCTGCCTTTGCCAAAGCGCGGGTGGCAGTAGGCGCACTGGCATCCAAAGTCGGTCTTCCGATCAATCTCGACAGCTGGGATGGTTATCCCAAGGCCCGGGAACGGGCATTGATGGGTGCGCAAGAGGCTGATGCTGATCTGATCGTGTTATCGGGTGACAGCCATAATGGCTGGGCGTTTAATCTGGAAACCAGTGGCGGCGCTGCTGGGGTGGAATTTGGCGGACACAGCGTGACCTCGCCCGGCCTGGAATCCTATCTGTCCGGTGCAGACCCGGTGACAGCGGCGCGCGCGGTGCAGGAAACCAACGATCAGCTGCAATGGTGTGACACATCCAATCGCGGCTATATGACGGTTTCTCTGACGCCCGAAAAAGCGATGTCGACCTGGCACTTCCTTGATACGATCAAGGCCAAGTCGACTGCGATCAAGGGCAGTGAAAGCCGGACTGTGATGCGCGGGCAACGGTCTTTGATCGTGTAA
- a CDS encoding glucose 1-dehydrogenase: protein MGRVQDKVILLTGGAMGLGRAAAARLVEEGARIVITDHNVEAGMKTAQALGDDVEFLEQDVTDPDRWAEVIAHMESKYGRLDVLINNAAVTVFGSIADVSYEDFKRCYTVDVDSIFLGCKSAMDLMSKTGGSMINFSSAAAISASADLVAYNSAKAALPMLTKSIALYCAREKNGVRVNAVLPGTIMTPNVQSVIDGTPDPAATEQSFALAQPIGHMGEPDDIAHLLVYLASDESKFATGAAFAVDGGLSI, encoded by the coding sequence ATGGGCCGTGTGCAGGATAAAGTGATATTGCTGACCGGAGGAGCAATGGGTCTGGGCAGGGCCGCCGCAGCCCGGTTGGTGGAAGAGGGCGCACGCATTGTCATCACGGACCACAATGTCGAAGCGGGGATGAAAACGGCCCAGGCGCTTGGTGATGATGTGGAGTTTCTGGAACAGGATGTGACTGACCCTGATCGCTGGGCCGAGGTCATCGCGCATATGGAATCGAAATATGGCCGACTGGATGTGTTGATTAACAATGCTGCTGTCACGGTTTTCGGTTCGATCGCTGATGTCAGCTATGAAGATTTCAAGCGCTGTTACACTGTCGATGTGGACTCTATCTTCCTCGGCTGCAAATCCGCGATGGATTTGATGAGCAAGACCGGTGGTTCGATGATCAACTTTTCATCCGCTGCAGCGATCAGTGCGAGCGCGGACCTCGTCGCCTATAATTCGGCAAAGGCGGCCCTTCCGATGCTGACGAAATCCATCGCGCTGTATTGTGCGAGGGAAAAAAACGGCGTGCGGGTCAACGCGGTGCTGCCCGGGACGATCATGACACCCAACGTGCAAAGTGTGATCGACGGAACGCCTGATCCCGCCGCAACGGAGCAATCCTTTGCCTTGGCCCAGCCGATTGGACATATGGGCGAGCCCGATGATATTGCGCATCTGCTGGTGTATCTGGCATCCGATGAGAGTAAATTTGCAACCGGTGCAGCTTTCGCTGTGGATGGCGGCTTGAGCATATAG